In the Ictalurus punctatus breed USDA103 chromosome 7, Coco_2.0, whole genome shotgun sequence genome, one interval contains:
- the spata6l gene encoding spermatogenesis associated 6-like protein isoform X4 → MLQCETVKLKLIQLIPPVGEVLAVYEDDARSFLFPEPKLVPSFSGVDCKVLMTREPTFPGISPRLEFSTRTKIKSNNKEKSKIVQASGLLLCTGRDAEVPFPLSVQELRFKPVLCGTPFPHRDRSPPPPPKLRKKCARTKTSPPRCCARTTEVLWKALRLKTNVFLVTFICRMLYSRSERHIL, encoded by the exons ATGTTGCAAT GTGAAACTGTTAAACTTAAGCTCATACAGCTGATTCCCCCGG TTGGGGAAGTGTTGGCCGTATATGAGGATGATGCTAGAAGTTTTCTTTTCCCAGAGCCTAAGCTGGTGCCTTCTTTTTCTGGGGTAGACTGTAAGGTGCTAATGACAAGAGAGCCCACTTTTCCT GGTATTTCTCCAAGGTTAGAGTTCTCCACCAGGACAAAAATCA AGAGTAATAACAAGGAAAAGAGCAAAATCGTCCAGGCATCAGGGCTGCTTCTCTGCACTGGGAGAGACGCCGAGGTCCCGTTCCCTCTCTCCGTTCAAGAGCTCAGGTTCAAGCCGGTGTTGTGTGGAACTCCGTTTCCCCATCGGGAtaggtcccccccccccccgcccaaaCTGAGAAAAAAGTGCGCGCGCACGAAAACCTCGCCCCCGAGATGCTGTGCTCGTACCACTGAGGTACTATGGAAAGCCCTAAGGCTCAAAACTAACGTTTTTTTAGTGACTTTTATCTGCAGAATGTTGTATTCCAGAAGTGAACGGCATATTTTATGA
- the spata6l gene encoding spermatogenesis associated 6-like protein isoform X1, translating to MPQKAAKVVVEIYVRAVTCPGVHLPAKDDIYLSVCLMNQYRMSQCLPAVFPLLFKTKMTFDKIFKFASDPADVAEMLQCETVKLKLIQLIPPVGEVLAVYEDDARSFLFPEPKLVPSFSGVDCKVLMTREPTFPGISPRLEFSTRTKIKSNNKEKSKIVQASGLLLCTGRDAEVPFPLSVQELRFKPVLCGTPFPHRDRSPPPPPKLRKKCARTKTSPPRCCARTTEVLWKALRLKTNVFLVTFICRMLYSRSERHIL from the exons ATGCCTCAGAAAGCAGCCAAAGTGGTGGTTGAAATTTACGTCAGAGCG GTGACCTGTCCTGGAGTACACCTACCGGCAAAGGATGACATTTACCTCAGCGTGTGCCTGATGAACCAGTACAGAATGTCACAGTGTCTACCAGCTGTATTCCCATTACTATTTAAGACGAAAATGACGTTTGACAAG ATATTCAAGTTTGCCAGTGATCCTGCAGATGTGGCTGAAATGTTGCAAT GTGAAACTGTTAAACTTAAGCTCATACAGCTGATTCCCCCGG TTGGGGAAGTGTTGGCCGTATATGAGGATGATGCTAGAAGTTTTCTTTTCCCAGAGCCTAAGCTGGTGCCTTCTTTTTCTGGGGTAGACTGTAAGGTGCTAATGACAAGAGAGCCCACTTTTCCT GGTATTTCTCCAAGGTTAGAGTTCTCCACCAGGACAAAAATCA AGAGTAATAACAAGGAAAAGAGCAAAATCGTCCAGGCATCAGGGCTGCTTCTCTGCACTGGGAGAGACGCCGAGGTCCCGTTCCCTCTCTCCGTTCAAGAGCTCAGGTTCAAGCCGGTGTTGTGTGGAACTCCGTTTCCCCATCGGGAtaggtcccccccccccccgcccaaaCTGAGAAAAAAGTGCGCGCGCACGAAAACCTCGCCCCCGAGATGCTGTGCTCGTACCACTGAGGTACTATGGAAAGCCCTAAGGCTCAAAACTAACGTTTTTTTAGTGACTTTTATCTGCAGAATGTTGTATTCCAGAAGTGAACGGCATATTTTATGA
- the spata6l gene encoding spermatogenesis associated 6-like protein isoform X3 — translation MCVCSLNASGAVFSTAGETVKLKLIQLIPPVGEVLAVYEDDARSFLFPEPKLVPSFSGVDCKVLMTREPTFPGISPRLEFSTRTKIKSNNKEKSKIVQASGLLLCTGRDAEVPFPLSVQELRFKPVLCGTPFPHRDRSPPPPPKLRKKCARTKTSPPRCCARTTEVLWKALRLKTNVFLVTFICRMLYSRSERHIL, via the exons atgtgtgtatgtagtcTTAATGCATCAGGTGCTGTTTTCTCTACTGCAGGTGAAACTGTTAAACTTAAGCTCATACAGCTGATTCCCCCGG TTGGGGAAGTGTTGGCCGTATATGAGGATGATGCTAGAAGTTTTCTTTTCCCAGAGCCTAAGCTGGTGCCTTCTTTTTCTGGGGTAGACTGTAAGGTGCTAATGACAAGAGAGCCCACTTTTCCT GGTATTTCTCCAAGGTTAGAGTTCTCCACCAGGACAAAAATCA AGAGTAATAACAAGGAAAAGAGCAAAATCGTCCAGGCATCAGGGCTGCTTCTCTGCACTGGGAGAGACGCCGAGGTCCCGTTCCCTCTCTCCGTTCAAGAGCTCAGGTTCAAGCCGGTGTTGTGTGGAACTCCGTTTCCCCATCGGGAtaggtcccccccccccccgcccaaaCTGAGAAAAAAGTGCGCGCGCACGAAAACCTCGCCCCCGAGATGCTGTGCTCGTACCACTGAGGTACTATGGAAAGCCCTAAGGCTCAAAACTAACGTTTTTTTAGTGACTTTTATCTGCAGAATGTTGTATTCCAGAAGTGAACGGCATATTTTATGA
- the spata6l gene encoding spermatogenesis associated 6-like protein isoform X2, with protein sequence MPQKAAKVVVEIYVRAVTCPGVHLPAKDDIYLSVCLMNQYRMSQCLPAVFPLLFKTKMTFDKIFKFASDPADVAEMLQCETVKLKLIQLIPPVGEVLAVYEDDARSFLFPEPKLVPSFSGVDCKVLMTREPTFPGISPRLEFSTRTKISECSEEDLFQSLPVRVITRKRAKSSRHQGCFSALGETPRSRSLSPFKSSGSSRCCVELRFPIGIGPPPPRPN encoded by the exons ATGCCTCAGAAAGCAGCCAAAGTGGTGGTTGAAATTTACGTCAGAGCG GTGACCTGTCCTGGAGTACACCTACCGGCAAAGGATGACATTTACCTCAGCGTGTGCCTGATGAACCAGTACAGAATGTCACAGTGTCTACCAGCTGTATTCCCATTACTATTTAAGACGAAAATGACGTTTGACAAG ATATTCAAGTTTGCCAGTGATCCTGCAGATGTGGCTGAAATGTTGCAAT GTGAAACTGTTAAACTTAAGCTCATACAGCTGATTCCCCCGG TTGGGGAAGTGTTGGCCGTATATGAGGATGATGCTAGAAGTTTTCTTTTCCCAGAGCCTAAGCTGGTGCCTTCTTTTTCTGGGGTAGACTGTAAGGTGCTAATGACAAGAGAGCCCACTTTTCCT GGTATTTCTCCAAGGTTAGAGTTCTCCACCAGGACAAAAATCAGTGAGTGCTCTGAGGAGGATCTTTTCCAGAGTCTCCCTGTG AGAGTAATAACAAGGAAAAGAGCAAAATCGTCCAGGCATCAGGGCTGCTTCTCTGCACTGGGAGAGACGCCGAGGTCCCGTTCCCTCTCTCCGTTCAAGAGCTCAGGTTCAAGCCGGTGTTGTGTGGAACTCCGTTTCCCCATCGGGAtaggtcccccccccccccgcccaaaCTGA